A single window of Achromobacter xylosoxidans DNA harbors:
- a CDS encoding type VI secretion system Vgr family protein, whose amino-acid sequence MDPTANTGLFNSDARLYGLQGEGALASLQVEGWVAREALSGVGQWRVVALSDNAGLSLQDMISRPVTLWTTRADGSRAGRSGVVREAELLSGDAGLARYRLTVVPWLWLATQRRASRVFEAKPVLDIVRHVLDGYEGYVYRVAGDVEAALADLAPRPYTTQYRETDYDFIARLLAEAGLGWTVLEDAGVPARHVVQLFADSRGLAEDAESAGGGIRFQRAAATESRDTVQMLARQRRRVPDSITVLGWHDSGKRAVAAQALVNPASGQDDAAGLDWYEVAGHGGFADEAQARRQANLATEALRARAETFVGLGVVRTFRSGTRFTLRDLSPLGPAGEGGFEPEFALDRVEHAGINNLPPETRASLAQRLGGLDAHLVLDGDALAAPGAEPHEAVSLRVDPAVLAKAREVGYANRFEAVRCDRPWRPPLPSARGARLAGAPSVHGVHTAVVTDAEGGTQPKEQDEILRNKRGDVRIRFHWQGSGADGEARSRWVRVAQRQSGAGMGISFVPRIGQEVLVRFLDDDIDQPIVVGALYNGRGEGGTPATPGGRQGAKADTQVYAAARDGAPSAQANLASGNAPAWHGAAGGDENHRNAAALSGFKSKEFGGSGYNQIVFDDTDGQLRMQIKSSEQASELNLGHLIHQAGNYRGGLRGLGAELRTDGYGAVRGGAGVLLSTYSATGANASAIGDAAGVQALAGQTDQMARSLDGVVGAHQGLRLATVQGTRGPGASVLDGDKAPLAAMHRAVSGTVAGESLGGARGDASAKHTAAAQGKVPHATDPVVLMAARAGLAQVAGQHLQYTAGEAVHWSAGKDQNLAVMGALRLHTGQGLGIVAGLQQGGAESGLDLISAKGNVDIQAQHDILRVQAQQDLKIGSAQSAVEYAAPKRIRIATAAGASIVLEGGNITVTAPGRIDVKTGNKQFAGPDRLPYAFPQFTVCKQCVLDAQDGVQSITDKA is encoded by the coding sequence ATGGATCCGACCGCGAACACCGGCCTGTTCAATTCCGATGCCCGCCTTTACGGCCTGCAGGGCGAGGGCGCGCTCGCGTCGTTGCAGGTGGAAGGCTGGGTCGCGCGCGAAGCGCTCTCGGGCGTGGGGCAATGGCGCGTGGTGGCGCTGTCCGACAACGCCGGCCTGTCCTTGCAGGACATGATCTCGCGGCCCGTCACGCTGTGGACCACCCGCGCCGACGGCAGCCGCGCCGGGCGCAGCGGCGTCGTCCGCGAAGCGGAATTGCTGTCCGGCGACGCCGGCCTGGCGCGCTACCGGCTGACGGTGGTGCCATGGCTGTGGCTGGCCACGCAGCGGCGCGCCAGCCGCGTGTTCGAGGCCAAGCCCGTGCTGGACATCGTGCGCCATGTGCTGGACGGCTACGAAGGGTATGTCTACCGCGTCGCCGGCGACGTGGAGGCGGCGCTGGCCGACCTGGCGCCGCGTCCCTACACCACGCAGTACCGCGAGACCGACTACGACTTCATTGCCCGCCTGCTGGCCGAGGCCGGCCTGGGCTGGACCGTGCTGGAAGACGCCGGCGTGCCGGCGCGCCACGTGGTGCAGTTGTTCGCCGACAGCCGCGGCCTGGCCGAAGACGCCGAGTCCGCCGGCGGCGGCATCCGCTTCCAGCGGGCCGCCGCGACCGAGTCGCGCGACACCGTGCAGATGCTGGCGCGCCAGCGCCGCCGCGTGCCCGACAGCATCACCGTGCTGGGCTGGCACGACAGCGGCAAGCGCGCGGTGGCGGCGCAGGCGCTGGTCAATCCGGCCAGCGGCCAGGACGACGCCGCGGGGCTGGATTGGTACGAGGTCGCCGGCCACGGTGGTTTCGCCGATGAAGCGCAGGCGCGGCGCCAGGCCAATCTGGCGACCGAAGCCCTGCGCGCCCGGGCCGAGACCTTCGTCGGCCTGGGGGTGGTGCGCACCTTCCGTTCCGGCACGCGTTTTACGTTGCGGGATCTGTCGCCGCTGGGGCCGGCCGGGGAAGGCGGCTTCGAACCGGAGTTCGCGCTCGATCGCGTCGAACACGCGGGCATCAACAACCTGCCGCCCGAGACGCGGGCCTCGCTGGCCCAGCGCCTGGGAGGGCTGGATGCGCACCTGGTGCTGGACGGCGACGCGCTGGCCGCGCCGGGCGCCGAACCGCATGAAGCCGTGTCGCTGCGCGTGGACCCGGCGGTGCTGGCCAAGGCGCGCGAGGTCGGCTATGCCAACCGTTTCGAGGCCGTGCGCTGCGACCGCCCCTGGCGGCCGCCGTTGCCAAGCGCCCGCGGCGCGCGGTTGGCGGGCGCGCCCTCGGTGCACGGCGTGCATACCGCCGTCGTGACGGATGCCGAAGGCGGCACCCAGCCGAAGGAGCAGGACGAGATCCTGCGCAACAAGCGCGGCGACGTGCGCATCCGCTTCCATTGGCAAGGGAGCGGCGCCGATGGCGAAGCCCGCAGCCGCTGGGTACGGGTGGCGCAGCGCCAGTCGGGCGCCGGCATGGGCATCAGTTTCGTGCCGCGCATCGGCCAGGAAGTGCTGGTGCGTTTCCTGGACGACGACATCGACCAGCCCATCGTCGTGGGCGCGTTGTACAACGGCCGCGGCGAAGGCGGCACGCCGGCCACGCCCGGCGGCCGCCAGGGCGCCAAGGCCGACACGCAGGTCTACGCCGCGGCCCGCGATGGCGCGCCCAGCGCGCAGGCCAACCTGGCGTCCGGCAATGCGCCGGCCTGGCATGGCGCGGCCGGCGGCGACGAGAACCACCGCAACGCGGCCGCGTTGAGCGGCTTCAAGAGCAAGGAATTCGGCGGCTCCGGCTACAACCAGATCGTGTTCGACGATACCGACGGCCAGCTGCGCATGCAGATCAAGAGCAGCGAGCAGGCCAGCGAGCTGAACCTGGGCCACCTGATCCACCAGGCCGGCAACTATCGCGGCGGCCTGCGCGGCCTGGGCGCGGAATTGCGCACCGACGGCTATGGCGCGGTGCGCGGCGGCGCCGGCGTGCTGCTGAGCACCTATAGCGCCACCGGCGCCAACGCCAGCGCCATCGGCGACGCCGCCGGGGTGCAGGCGCTGGCCGGCCAGACCGACCAGATGGCGCGTTCGCTCGATGGCGTGGTGGGCGCGCACCAGGGCCTGCGGCTGGCGACGGTGCAGGGCACGCGCGGCCCCGGCGCCAGCGTGCTCGATGGCGACAAGGCGCCGTTGGCGGCGATGCACCGCGCGGTCTCCGGCACCGTGGCGGGCGAGAGCCTGGGCGGGGCGCGCGGCGACGCGTCGGCCAAGCACACCGCCGCGGCGCAGGGCAAGGTGCCGCATGCCACCGACCCGGTGGTGCTGATGGCGGCGCGCGCCGGCCTGGCGCAGGTCGCCGGCCAGCATTTACAGTACACCGCCGGCGAGGCGGTGCACTGGTCCGCGGGCAAGGACCAGAACCTGGCGGTGATGGGCGCCTTGCGCCTGCATACCGGCCAGGGCCTGGGCATCGTGGCCGGCCTGCAGCAGGGCGGCGCGGAATCGGGCCTGGACCTGATCTCGGCCAAGGGCAACGTCGACATCCAGGCGCAGCACGACATCCTGCGCGTGCAGGCGCAGCAGGACCTGAAGATCGGCAGCGCCCAGAGCGCGGTGGAGTATGCCGCGCCCAAGCGCATCCGCATTGCCACGGCGGCGGGCGCCAGCATCGTGCTCGAAGGCGGCAACATCACCGTCACCGCGCCGGGCCGCATCGACGTCAAGACCGGCAACAAGCAGTTCGCCGGACCGGACCGGCTGCCTTACGCCTTCCCGCAATTCACCGTCTGCAAGCAGTGCGTGCTGGACGCGCAGGATGGCGTGCAGTCCATCACCGACAAGGCGTGA
- a CDS encoding M15 family metallopeptidase: MLLLLPLYFLLAIGVSALLVFPSFRAGTARGARAFAQGIRRRVARGAGQAGGVVGGSAQVVRAGVGKAGNTFSAYRWQIAAGLAVVLLPSLFAFVMRHNHTFIYEDRMAGPDPRIQALLTGERLVPPPPLPPEVFTTREVELVRPNLGGASRDWNLLDADYRQRLLAAYRVMREEHGYEMVLIEGYRSPERQEELASKGSHVTNAGAYQSYHQYGLAADSAFLRDGKVVVSEKDPWAMRGYELFGETAERVGLTWGGRWKLMDFGHTELRRPGVMRRDTGAAQ, encoded by the coding sequence TTGCTACTTCTACTGCCCCTATATTTTCTGCTCGCGATCGGCGTCTCCGCGCTGCTGGTGTTCCCGTCTTTCAGGGCCGGGACCGCGCGGGGCGCGCGCGCGTTCGCACAGGGAATACGCCGCCGCGTGGCGCGCGGCGCGGGGCAGGCGGGCGGCGTGGTGGGCGGCTCGGCGCAAGTGGTGCGCGCCGGCGTCGGCAAGGCCGGCAACACGTTTTCGGCGTACCGCTGGCAGATCGCCGCCGGGCTCGCGGTGGTGCTGCTTCCGTCCCTTTTCGCTTTCGTCATGCGACACAATCACACATTTATTTACGAGGATCGGATGGCCGGTCCGGACCCGCGCATCCAGGCGCTGTTGACGGGCGAACGGCTGGTCCCGCCGCCACCGCTGCCGCCCGAAGTGTTCACCACGCGCGAGGTGGAACTGGTGCGTCCCAACCTGGGCGGCGCCAGCCGCGACTGGAATCTGCTGGACGCCGACTACCGTCAGCGTCTGCTGGCGGCCTACCGCGTGATGCGCGAAGAACATGGCTATGAAATGGTGTTGATCGAGGGCTACCGCAGCCCCGAGCGCCAGGAGGAATTGGCGAGCAAAGGCTCGCACGTGACCAACGCCGGCGCCTACCAGAGCTATCACCAGTACGGGCTGGCCGCCGACAGCGCGTTCCTGCGCGACGGCAAGGTGGTGGTCTCCGAGAAGGACCCGTGGGCCATGCGCGGCTACGAGCTGTTCGGCGAAACCGCCGAACGCGTCGGCCTGACCTGGGGCGGACGCTGGAAGCTGATGGACTTCGGCCACACCGAGCTGCGCCGCCCGGGCGTCATGCGCCGCGATACGGGGGCCGCGCAATGA